The following is a genomic window from Hyphomicrobiales bacterium.
AGCCCGCCTCTCCGGTGGACGACCCTGAGTAGCCTCGCGCTAGCATGCTTTCGGTCGCCGACTCTTGCAACGATGTCCAAATATGGATCGCCCAAATGATCGTCGAAATTCGCACCTATACTTTCCGCTCAGGTACCATGGCTCAATATCTCAAGGCCTTCGAGCGCATCGGCTTTGCGCTGCAGAAGAAATATCTGGGCGAATGCATCGGCTTCCTTACTTCCGAAACGGGCCCCATCGAACAGGTGGTGCAGATTTTCGGCTATGAAAGCTGGGAGGACAGGGAGAGCCGGCGGACGGCGCTCTATGCGGATGAAAGCTTCAAGACCATGAGCGAAGAACTGCATCCACTCATTCAAAGCAAGGATAGCCAGATCTTCCGTTCAGTTCCGTTCGCGGGACGATAAGAATTCTGCCAGGATTTGCGCGTCGCAGCCCGGAACTGGCGGCGCGCGAGGCCTGCTTTCATCGTGCTCCAAAGAGCCTGTCGCGCTCGGACGCCCGCGCGCTTGCCAGGGACGCTGCCCGTCCG
Proteins encoded in this region:
- a CDS encoding NIPSNAP protein; translation: MIVEIRTYTFRSGTMAQYLKAFERIGFALQKKYLGECIGFLTSETGPIEQVVQIFGYESWEDRESRRTALYADESFKTMSEELHPLIQSKDSQIFRSVPFAGR